Proteins found in one Oncorhynchus mykiss isolate Arlee chromosome 3, USDA_OmykA_1.1, whole genome shotgun sequence genomic segment:
- the LOC110511366 gene encoding Krueppel-like factor 10, with protein sequence MRKCMSSFVERHNNSGTMEVDELYHPGSQNHEESQCHPMAVGDMEAVEALMFMNTHWKARTSRSFKHRQFRPLTPSSDFSEDDSRLSLDPAEVHESLCMTPPYSPPNFEAIHSHPAPETVQTSWCQSNNPQPAQQGLTQPQMVSQPQSQATSVIRHTADAQHCSWSICPAAPLEHRLTQPLPPQPQPSPDSINPLADRLSGRDSKGNMTPLDSSAELAAIQAPVTVTLPASVGKFHQPTSVSPVNCGVSPVPVYCQILPAVPIAANSHIPMVETSHQQQSAAVGPPSVFFMGDQVTKGPIIFLVPRPVVGIQPSVLTSGGTKLPAIAPAPGFTSVVQRSSLQPAEVSRVRSHICPHEDCGKTYFKSSHLKAHMRTHTGEKPFKCRWEGCERCFARSDELSRHRRTHTGEKRFACPMCHSRFMRSDHLAKHARRHLATKKVPCWQMGICHSVDVTHAVFSAPFLRPLPRINSCLKDTVE encoded by the exons ATGAGAAAATGTATGTCGTCCTTTGTCGAGCGCCACAACAAT AGTGGCACAATGGAAGTTGATGAGCTGTACCATCCTGGCAGTCAGAACCATGAAGAGTCCCAGTGTCACCCTATGGCCGTGGGAGACATGGAGGCCGTGGAGGCTCTTATGTTCATGAACACCCACTGGAAAGCCAGGACTTCCAGGAGCTTCAAGCATAGACAGTTCCGACCTCTGACCCCTTCCTCTGACTTCTCAGAGGATGACTCTCGTCTCTCACTTGACCCGGCTGAGGTTCATGAGTCTCTG TGTATGACCCCGCCATACAGCCCGCCAAACTTTGAGGCCATTCACAGTCATCCTGCTCCAGAGACAGTACAGACCTCCTGGTGCCAGAGCAATAATCCACAGCCAGCACAGCAGGGCTTGACACAGCCACAGATGGTCAGCCAGCCCCAATCACAAGCCACTAGTGTGATCCGTCACACTGCAGACGCACAGCACTGCAGCTGGAGCATCTGTCCAGCCGCCCCCCTGGAGCACAGACTAACCCAACCCCtgcctccccagccccagccaagCCCAGACAGCATCAACCCCCTGGCAGATAGGCTATCTGGCAGGGACTCCAAAGGGAACATGACACCCCTTGACTCCTCTGCTGAACTGGCTGCCATCCAGGCTCCGGTTACTGTGACTCTGCCAGCCTCTGTTGGTAAATTCCACCAACCTACATCGGTGtcccctgtcaactgtggggttTCTCCTGTTCCAGTTTACTGCCAGATACTACCTGCTGTGCCCATTGCAGCGAACAGTCATATTCCAATGGTAGAGACCAGTCACCAACAACAGTCAGCAGCAGTTGGTCCTCCATCAGTCTTCTTCATGGGCGACCAGGTGACAAAGGGCCCTATCATCTTCTTGGTTCCCCGGCCAGTTGTCGGGATCCAGCCGTCAGTGCTGACATCTGGTGGCACCAAGCTGCCAGCCATCGCCCCAGCGCCAGGCTTCACCTCAGTGGTCCAGCGGAGCAGCCTGCAGCCTGCTGAGGTGTCCAGAGTCCGCAGCCATATCTGCCCCCACGAGGACTGTGGCAAGACCTACTTTAAGAGCTCCCACCTCAAGGCTCACATGAGGACTCACACAG GTGAGAAACCTTTCAAATGCAGGTGGGAAGGCTGTGAGAGATGCTTCGCTCGATCCGATGAGCTATCACGCCACCGTAGAACCCACACGGGAGAGAAGCGCTTCGCCTGCCCCATGTGCCACAGCCGCTTCATGCGTAGCGACCACCTGGCCAAGCACGCCCGTCGACACCTGGCCACCAAGAAGGTGCCCTGTTGGCAGATGGGAATCTGTCACAGCGTTGATGTTACACATGCAGTGTTTTCAGCACCATTCCTTCGTCCTCTGCCCAGAATAAACTCTTGCCTTAAAGACACTGTAGAATAA